A window of the Butyricimonas virosa genome harbors these coding sequences:
- a CDS encoding thioredoxin family protein, whose protein sequence is MKKMIFLIMTLVVGITSFAQTKFRELSWEKAVETAKQEGKMVFVDFYADWCGPCKMMAKDVFPQKQVGDYFNAKFVCLKLNAEKEGRVLAKRFRVTAYPTFVVVDTDGKVRAELKGAMDADKFLAKLDEALNPNYAPDELAARYAGGERTPDLVNRYALYLMEQRKEAEGFKVVNDYYALLTEVQRLESQNSFLFTRYTLDLTDEKASFMVDHRDGFDASVRKTIYDKIEHLYNLELGRYFSGYMFREGAYKEEDYQALKRKIQELGLVEKNKYEPMFRLIEGRVRENDATFMRLCWENFEALSGTARNLLIMNMTRLVQSEDQEVLRQMSEFVRTYLKVLPPAVVSFAGRMLDGIEEKIKK, encoded by the coding sequence ATGAAAAAGATGATTTTCTTGATAATGACTTTAGTTGTGGGAATCACAAGTTTTGCCCAGACTAAATTTCGGGAACTTTCATGGGAAAAGGCTGTTGAGACTGCAAAACAGGAGGGTAAGATGGTGTTTGTTGATTTCTATGCGGATTGGTGCGGGCCTTGCAAGATGATGGCAAAAGATGTATTCCCGCAGAAACAAGTAGGGGATTATTTTAATGCAAAATTTGTTTGTTTGAAGTTGAATGCGGAGAAGGAGGGACGGGTGCTTGCTAAGCGTTTCAGGGTTACTGCCTATCCCACGTTTGTTGTGGTTGACACGGATGGAAAGGTGCGGGCCGAGTTGAAAGGTGCGATGGATGCGGACAAGTTTTTGGCTAAGTTGGATGAGGCGTTGAATCCTAATTATGCACCCGATGAGTTGGCGGCACGTTATGCCGGTGGTGAGCGTACGCCTGATCTGGTGAATCGTTACGCCTTGTATTTGATGGAGCAGCGGAAGGAGGCGGAAGGTTTTAAGGTGGTGAATGATTATTATGCTTTGTTGACGGAAGTCCAACGTTTGGAGTCTCAAAATTCTTTTCTGTTCACTCGTTACACGTTGGATTTGACGGATGAGAAAGCTAGCTTCATGGTGGATCATCGGGACGGGTTTGATGCTTCGGTGCGTAAAACGATTTATGATAAAATTGAACATTTGTATAATTTGGAACTAGGACGTTATTTTTCCGGTTATATGTTTCGAGAGGGGGCATACAAAGAGGAAGATTACCAGGCTTTGAAACGTAAAATTCAAGAATTGGGATTAGTCGAGAAAAATAAGTATGAACCGATGTTTCGCTTGATCGAGGGACGGGTGAGAGAGAATGATGCCACGTTTATGAGATTATGTTGGGAGAATTTTGAGGCGTTGAGTGGTACTGCTCGTAATTTATTAATTATGAATATGACTCGTTTGGTGCAATCGGAAGATCAGGAGGTCTTGCGACAGATGAGTGAATTTGTTCGAACGTATTTGAAGGTGTTACCTCCGGCGGTGGTTTCTTTTGCAGGGCGTATGCTGGATGGTATCGAGGAGAAGATAAAGAAATAG